acttctcacctATGTTCCCTCAAAAATGTGCgcacacgtttttcaaccagcgcacaaaggaaattaatatgTGCACAAAAGGTTACCTAAAATGTAattaattatacttattgaaaataatcttttagctaaatgtttccgttaactagttagtcagtttttttcaaataccacaatgcatgtcactaatttacgtcacctcacctttcctgttctggtttgtacagctgcatcacggtggcagccatctttggcagacagtgttcatatcgtaaagtttacaaagatctgtttcaaatcctgtagatagcttactaagttttATTTCAAAAAATATTGATCCACTATGTCGAATTCAAAAGAAGCGAAGGGCatgaagcgcaaaagaactgcaGATTACCCGTTACAGGAGTGCTACGCATGTTACGGTTGAGTGCAGATGAGCAAGGGCGaaaacgatcaaacccagaggaaatCAAAATTCTTATCGACAGTGTGTtgttagctgttaaaatgaataactCTCTACATTCAGTTCAACACATTAATGAACATATGGAAAAGTATGTTCAACTCTGAGACAGCTGGTGAAGCAAAAATTATGTGTTCAAATTTCTGGAGACTATCAACTATATTGTTCAGAGAGACGTGTTTGAAGAAatagcatcagcagatttccacACGTTAGCAGTTGATGAAACTACAGACATATCTGTCAACAATTGTCTCATTCTGTACTTCAAATTCAGATCTAAAGATTGTACTGTTTATAAAAGGTTTTTTTGGTGGAATAGTTAAGCTGCAGGTGTGCGATGCTTCTATTGTTTCAGCAATTGATTCACTTCATTTTGCACGAGGCAAAATTAACAAGATAAGAAAACAGTATCTAGGATACTGCTaccaaaagctatcaattggatggaaaTTCTATTAGactagatagagtttacaaagaatgggtaaatgccagagacaggagagaggaaagaataactgagtgacttaaaatGTATGCTATTTTGtcattctgtgcagttttatgtcaaatattttgtaaacctacatacaCTCTGCCATGTCTGCACTCAGTGtacacatacttttgtcacaggaaaagaaTTTGCACaaaagatttttgtgcacaccgactactaaaaattagagggaacattgcttctcacctgcctgttagTTCCTCTTGGGCCCCTTTCCCACCCATTTGGCTTAACCTCTCCCcatcattttattctggcatcttccccatctcagtcctgatgaagggtctctgcctgaaacatctattcatttccatagatgctgtctgactaatTAGAGTACATGCTAACATCGTTAAATAGGGTAAAACAATCTGTTTAACATTTTAACTTCTATTTGCCCACTTATTTTCTGTTCTCATTCCAGGTGTTTCAGCAGCATTTGCTGTAAAACTGTTCAAATCCTGGATATCTGAAAAAGACATTAATGCTGTTGCTGGGAGCCTTCGCAAGGTCAGCATGGACAACAGATTACTGGTGAGTTTTTAAGGAAAAATTTGAATCCTTTGTTTTCTCAACTATTTTAAACTCCTTTTTTTCCCCCCTGGAAGTTATCCCCCATTTCAAGTGTAAATTACTACAACTTGAAATACTCAGTATGCCTGGCAGTATTTATTGCTTTGATTTAATCATGTAGTTCAGGCCTTGTTGTCAACAAGTTCAGTATTCTTATTAGCTTGGTGTTCAAAATGCCCAAGCTGAAATTTTTTTGTAAAAGTGCAATATGAAAGAAATCTCAGCAAAAATGTACATGTTATAAATTAGGTAGCTGATATTTTAATTGTGCTCTCCAAATTTAGCTTAATCTTCCATATAAAGTTTGAATTGCAGATGCATCATCAGCAATGCTTTGTCTGTTGCTTTACCTCATAAAATGGctacgtttgtggtcttctgctgtggcccactcacttcaaggtttgatgtgttgtgcatttaaagATGTTCATCTGAAAGCCACTGATATAGCTACTGCttccttcttgtcagcttgaaccacccATGCTACCctacctggcaccaacaatcatttcatggtgtTTCATCTGAACGactgaacctcttcaccatgtcaacagcatgctttcatgcattgagttgctaccacacgattggctgacttgatatttgcattaacaaactgATATACAGGTGCAGCTAATAAAATGAATGAATGTAGATCTGTTTGCAGGAAGATATTTcccttgattttttaaaaaatcctttcATTTCATGCATGCAATTTGAGATTTCAGTAGCTGCACTTCTGCACAATTACACTGTTTAAAAGGCATTCAGACAGAAACATGGATTGGAGGGACTCTGGCTGAATGTAGCTCAATCTGGTCACTATGGGGAAGTTATGCTGAAGAGCCTACTTCTGTGCTATTTAATTCTATGAATCTGGTTTTTGTGAATTGCTTTGTCTGCCATAGTTGTGGTCTTTTGCTATATTGTACATCTTCCTTTACAGATACTTTAGGATCTCCTCAAATGTCATTTCCTGGGGATGGTACAGTTCAATATACAGGGATTCATTTAAAAATGTATCAGTTATCAGCTTTGTGTTCCAGCCAAAGAATATTATGAGATAGTTATAtagtttaaaatttttttttgcaggagTTATTTCCAGCTAACAAACAAAGTTTTGATCACTTTGTCAAATATTTCACTGATGCTGGTTTAAAGGAACTTGCTGATTTTGTCCGCAACCAGCAATCTCTTGGTGCACGGAAGGAGCTACAGAAGGAGCTCCAAGATCAAATGGCCCGTGGTGATCCCCTCAAAGAGGTAGTATTACTAAACAAACCTAAAAAGGTTGCTATGAACGCTTAAATAAATCTTCGCACAATTTCTATTATAACTTTTTTGTTTTCAGTTTGCTAATTTTGATACTTGAGGAAAAAACACAAGTATCTAAACAGATGGACTTGTCTGTAAAATAATTAGTTGTCTTGGGTAATTAAAAACAGTACCTGAAGGCTTTAATGTTTCCATAAGATGTGTGCTTTAGAAGATGCTTTAATCTAGCTGTACTTCTGAAAGTGGATAATATACAACCATTTTAAAAATGTTAACTTGTGGATAAAATGTTTAGATTAATTGCATTCAAACCCTTGAGTGACAGATGTGATGATGAAATAGGTGTTTCTGATCTGGAGTCTgtatcaatctttttatgaatttttttttcctctccactCAGCAGATTCTACACTCACCTTGCACATTTAGGGCAGTTCTGTTCTTAGCATGACATGCACCAATAAGGTCAATTCAAATTGGCTCAAATCTGTAAGTCATTCAAATGAGGGTAGAAATTGAGTAATAATGCTTGCTCTGTCAGCCATTCAAGGTACCAGAAATGTAAAATGAGACTGTTTATGTTGTATGGAAAATCTGATGTAAAACTAATGTTTGAAGGATATGAATAAAATTAATAGTATTCATCCATTTAAGATTATCACATATGCCAAAGAAGAGATGAAGAaaaacagcatctctgaacagaCTATGATCAGTATTGTTTGGAACTGTGTAATGGGTGCTGTGGAATGGAACAAGAAGGAGGAACTGCTAACAGAACAAGCCATTAAGCACTTAAAGGTAAATTCCATTTGCTTTCAAACAAATGATTTTTCTCATTTGTAATTTATTAATGGAAAGTCCCaagttgtgaaattcattgtgcATTTAGTTTATGTGTGGTTCCAAGGGGATGTTTGAAACTGAGAATTTTATGTCAGTTTTATTATAACTTTATGTAAAAGTCCACAGCTAATTTTGCTGTGGTGAAAGGAAGACTACAGAAGAGAATGGCCCATCCTCCAGATTTGTTAGTTTATTCATCACATTTGAATTTGAAGAAAACTGTTTGACACCTCTGCAGGCTTTTACATTTGTTAAGATCAAGACTGACCTTCTGACTTAGTATCAATTTGCTGTTCTTTATGTGGGGTTAGGGTAATATCATCTTCTAGATGTGATTACTGTAGAAACCTTCTGGGAGTATGTCATGTTGGAGAAGTGAGCTGTAATTGCCTTTAAAGCTTAGATTTTGCAAATGGATTATAGCCACTGTGACTCACATAATAATGCAAAAGCATTTTTCTATACCAAATTGAAATTGGTCTCAATATGGAAATGACATaatacatctccctgtacataGTTATCCTTAATTTTTCTGCTTGATCTTGATCGTGTTTTAAGAActtttaatttgcagtttgtaAACTAGTTACACCAAACAcagcaggccattcagctcttCAAGGCtgctttcaattcaattcaatattggCTGATAGtatagtgccttgaaaaagtattcagtctCCAACGCTTTGGTCACATTATTGAAGATTACAACATTTTGATcagtttaactgagaattttcatttgtgaatcacatgctcctttttcccCACAGAAGTCCAAAAACAGATAAAAAGTaaaactaaaaattaaaaaacacATCAGcaattcaaaagtattcatccccctttgctcagtacttagttgaaccacctctttcAGCTGTCACAGCTAGTAGTCTTTTagtataggcctgtcagtttcgCTCAatatgatggagcaagatttgcccattcctcctgcaAAATTACTTGAGCTGTGCCAAGTTAGTTGGAGTGGCAGAGGACAGCAATTGAGGTCTTGCCAAATGTTCAGTTGGGTTAAGATCAGGGCTGTGACTGggtcactcaaggacatcaattttcatTTGATGCCACTCAATGCTTACTCTGGCAGCGTGCTTTGAGTTGTTGTCTTGCTGACGAACCAACTTCCTCACCAGTTTAAGCTTTCCAGCAGGGGCTAGTGCTTTTTTTAAAACAGGATTtgtctgtatttagcagcattcccATTGTGACTTGACCAACTTCAATGTATTTCCCACGTAGCAAATGAAagtaaatgtgaaaatagttgtgggggctgaatactttttcaaggcattgAATATTTCAAGACCGTGTTTTGAACTCGTACTCTTTGACTCTTCTTTCCTTTTGAATTTATTCAGTGATTTGTTCTTTATTCACCTCTAGTACCCTCTCTGAAACACTGGGGGGTGCAGCAGGTACTCAACCAAAATATTTGGTACTGAAATATGGCTACTGAGTTAGATGTGTTTTTATACCAAGGTTCAAATTACACGTTTGTCCCTGCTCTAAAATCCCTTGCTCTGTGTCCTACTGTTGTTACCCATGCTCCTTTTCTAGATACAATATTGAAGAGAGTGCTATTTCCAGATCTGTACTTTGAATACAAATTGTTTTCTGTATGTTTTAGTATAATGTTTCTTGTGATTATATTTTCCATTATTTTTGTTTTCAGCAATACAGCCCTCTCCTTGCTGCCTTTACCACCCAAGGTCAATCAGAGCTGACGTTGCTGCTGAAGCTTCAGGAATATTGTTATGACAACATTCAGTTCATAAAGGCCTTTCAAAAAATTGTGGTGCTTTTTTACAAAGGTAAATTCTATTTTATGGCTAGCCTAATAGAGTATTTGATCCTACACCATCATTCAGACTTGTTGTTGGTCTACTACAGTACCTTTCTTGACTACCCTGATAGTCATTGAATATCCCTTAATATGCCAAAATCTGTTCTTATTGAATTTGACTGAGCCTCCGTAGATGACCATCCagtgcagagaattccaaagattcaccagctACCAATTGAAGGTTCTCTTGTTAGTGCTAAACTTTTGTAAATAAATCCTCAATTAAAAAATTATTATAGTTGCCTCTATCATTTGACTTGTTGACTTTCAGTGACTGCAGATGTCTGTTATTTTGAACATCAGTATtaaccaatctctgatcacttttCAGGTTTGTGCACCATAGTAACTGACCTTTTTAATTGTGCTGTATCTAACATCTAATTGATGTCCATGTCTTGATTTTTGTCTTTATCTCTGAAGCTTCTTCCTCCATAATCCCAATTTCATCCAGTTTAGTATTAGAAGACTCAAATATGGCATTTGACCTTGTCAGCCAGATCACTAATATTGGTTTAATAGCTGTTGCCCAAACATCAGTGCTTCCAGTTCTTCCACTAATGCATTAATCTAGGAAAAATTTCTACTCTCTCTGATTTGCCAGACTAGTCCTCTTTCGTTCTCTGCAGTCCCTCACTTTTTGAGGTGAGCAGTTTTGAGATACTGTGGTGCAGCTTCTGAAAATAACAGCTGGATATAACATGGCTGCtttttaaataataaattttaaagcCAAGTAATCAGTACTCTTTGGTTTAACTTAAAATTTCATGGAATACCATTCAACAGCATGGAAACGAGACCTTTTGGTCCAACTCATACATGCTTGATCCCAGGTGTCTtggcacttcctctggcagctcaatccTTATAACCATCATCCTTTTGGAGGTGTTAGTGGAACAGAGAAATTTGCCTAGTACCCGTTAAACTATTCCCTcctcctttaaacctttcccttcTAAATATTTTCCCCTCTACCATGACAAAGTCTTATCTACTCTGTCCCTCATGACTTTTATGATCTATTCCCTTAGCCTCTTTCTGTACAGGAGAAACAATCCATGTCTGTTCAGTCTCTCCATTTTActtcagtcctggcaacattcgtGTGAATCTTTATTGTATCCTTTGTGTGTAGCCAGATCCTTTATggtatggtgaccagaactacacacagctTAGATTTGTTTTTTGTGAGCTTTTATTTTGTTCCTTTTGTTCACATTTGTAGCTGATGTCCTGAGTGAGGAAGCAATTTTGAAGTGGTACAGAGAGCCCAATATGGCAAAAGGGAGAAGCATTTTCCTGGAGCAGATGAAGAAATTTGTTGAATGGCTCAAGAATGCTGAAGAAGGTAGTACAAAGGTCCTTTTGTAAATGTAGGAACTCCTATCTATAATTCAGTTATGATCAGTTGTTTGAGGGGGTGGGTAGGTCTTTTTTgggattttaaaataaaatcccattcTTCTATTTGATTTGGTCTCAGTAAGATGGCTGTTAGTCACCCCTTTACGACTTGAGCACAGTCCAGTGTAATATTTCAATGATATGCTAGATTTTGGGCAAGATGGAAAATTGGTAGCCCCATTGAGATCTATTTGTCATCCTCCAAGATGAGCAGCAATTTTTTTCCCCAGCTTACAATCTTTGCCCAGCCAACGAAGGCATGACTTTGACAAAGATGTTTATTACTTTGCATTAGAAGATTTTGTTTGCATTGTACTGTATGCATTAAATTGCATTGGATAATTGGGTGAACTTTAAAATTGTTGCTTAATATTAAAGTACCTGCCCTGAACCCAGGATTTGCTACTTTTTAATATGGCACTGTGGTGTGAGTGAATTTGAGTGTATGGGCAGGAAAGGCACCTCAGTTCGACCAGAAATCATCACAAACTTTGCCTTGTTTGGTGCTGATGTAAAGCAGTGTTTAGCAGATGGACCAGCTGCATATCTGCCATCTCCAAAAACAAAGTATCTGCTTAACtggatttatataaaaaaaaaatcacttgtgCTTATTAAATTGTTTTTGAAGGACCAGTTTGAGGAAGAAAACCATACAATGCTCTTAAAAGGGTAGTCTTAAAGATGCAAACTAGATTAGATGGATTAGAATTGGGAGGTGGAATGTCCAAGAATTTGTCACAACCAATTGTAAGAAAGAAGTGCTGTTAGATTAAGGGCACTGGTCAGATTACCAGCACTGAAAACTGAAGTTAGAACAAGGCACAATTGATAATCAAGCTCTGATTAACGTGGAGGTTTGTCTGTTAGGTTCAAAATTGTTGAATTGTAAAATAAGTACAAATTAATATTTGGGTATTTGAAAAAAGGTGGAGAATCTATAAGACCTGGAATGCTTGAATTTGATGTTGAGGGAGATGCAGCTGCTTTAATTTACTACAGCATTCAATGATAAACAAACTTCAGCACTTTGCATTCATCCATATGTTAAAGCCACAAGCTTATTTTTGTTTGTGTGAGGCATAGTTATCCATTCTTTGATATTTTTTCCAGGAATTGAAGTATTTTTCAAAGGTAATTTTTCACCAGTTGCCTATCCTAATTGTAACTTTATTCTTTCCACAGAATCAGAGTCTGAAAGTGAAGAGGACTGAAACTAACTCAATTGAAATCATGTTCTGTATTTTTAATAAACAACAGGGGTTGTAGAGTTGAATTTCAGAGTTCAGAAATTGATTTGGCATTCTACCTCCTGTATTTTCTACTGTAATATCTAGATGTAAATTAAGGGCTTTACAGTGATCACACTGGTTTGTTTTAATTTCATTTTCTATATAATAAAAGTTATTGCTGGCATCATCTGACTTGAAATTTAGCTCTAAAGTCAGTTGCAGTTACTTTTTGACCAATTGGATTGTTGCTGTTCATTTGGGAGCACAAGAAAACATGATTGGGGGTACAAGTTGTTTGTAGCTTTCAGCAGTTAAGCTTCGGAGGACGTAAAGACCCAGAGACAGTATCTTGCAGGTCTGGTGATTGAAATTCAAATTTAAGTGTGGCATGTTGCTGACTGGGGTCATTTCAAAGTACAACTGTTAGTCCCCATGTAAACTATCAAGAATTTACAGGAGGAGGAAGTTTTAAAACTAGGACAAAGTATATTGTAATCTCCCTTTAGCTACACTATTGTATTTTTCCAGATCAAAATTGAGTGCTTGTTCAGTTTCAACTAAACAGTATTTGAATTTTAATGGTATCCTTGTGAATGGAAATGTGTGCATCTTATTTTATAATTGTACAATCCTAAAGTTGTGGTTCAGATGAAGTTGGTTA
The Hemitrygon akajei chromosome 5, sHemAka1.3, whole genome shotgun sequence DNA segment above includes these coding regions:
- the LOC140728245 gene encoding eIF5-mimic protein 2 — its product is MNNPKQQKPTLTGQRFKTRKRDEKEKFEPTQFQDSIIQGLNENGSDLEAVTKFLDASGAKLDYRRYAETLFDILVAGGMLAPGGTLADNVTRTDVCVFAAQENLETIRAYAQVFNKLIRRYKYLERGFEDEIKKLLLFLKGFTESERTKLAMLTGILLSNGTLSSSILSSLFNENLVKEGVSAAFAVKLFKSWISEKDINAVAGSLRKVSMDNRLLELFPANKQSFDHFVKYFTDAGLKELADFVRNQQSLGARKELQKELQDQMARGDPLKEIITYAKEEMKKNSISEQTMISIVWNCVMGAVEWNKKEELLTEQAIKHLKQYSPLLAAFTTQGQSELTLLLKLQEYCYDNIQFIKAFQKIVVLFYKADVLSEEAILKWYREPNMAKGRSIFLEQMKKFVEWLKNAEEESESESEED